CCCTCATTGACTTCTACCATCAACTTTCCGTTTAGGATAAAtccataaaattcaaaaaataaataaaatcttctATACGTACGTAAACAAAAAAATGCATCACCCCCATTAGTACAGAAAAATTACATTTTCACTCAGCAGGAGTCAAAAAACGCATTGACATGACGTCGAAAGTTAAGGACTCCAAGCCTGAGATCTACGAACATTTATTCATAAAATCTATTATTAGTTCACGACCCTCAATTCTTAATTGGCAAGAACTACTAATTCTAACTCGATTGGACTAACAACTAACAGATGAAAATGAAACTAATTAAATTCAAAAGAGGAAACAACGTCCGATACTAATACGTGATTCTGTAACTATTACAAATAAACATGACACATAAAAATGCATGTTATCATCGTTGTCTCATGACCTCAGCCTAAAAAAAAGGTACATCCTTCTGGGTCGGAGAAGTGACAAAAAGTAAACCTTGCATGAACATCTTCAGCTTCTTCCTCCAGGTAGCATATTGATTAGAGCTTCCATGGTGATGTGAGTTACACAAGAATGTTTAGCCTATTCACAAATCAAAGGAACAAATAAGCATGTTATAAGCCATGAAGTCATAGTTATatatcataaataataaaatttagttgTAGTCTAGCTGGTCAGGATACTCGGTTCTCACCCGAGAGACCCGGGTACGAGATCCGGCAACGGAGCAAacgtttttaaatatttttttttgttattatatagcAAACCGGATTGTGTTTCAGTAAACCAAGAAGGGAGAAGAAAAACCCTCAAGCCGGcgttctcttctctctttcttttgtttggtcATTTGAGATTAGAGAGAAATGCAGAGATTGAGATCTCAGCAGTTACTAAGAAGGCCTCTCTGGGAGAGCAGGAGGCTTGGAGGAGGGTATTGCACGAGCTCCTCCTCCGAAAAGATCGTAGCTTCGGTGCTTTTCGAGAGATTACGCGTTGTGATTCCCAAACCAGATCCTGCTGTCTACGCCTTTCAGGAGTTCAAGTAAAGCCTCCTTTTTATGTTCATCTTATTACAGCTCAATTTCGATATTTATGTGTGTTAGGAGAGGTGGTCTTATTtgcactctttttttttattttatttttataaatttatttctgTTGCAGATTCAATTGGCAACAGCAGTTTCGCCGTAGATACCCAGATGAGTTCTTGGACATTGCTAAGAACAGGTTAAACTACATTCCTTTTACATGTGTCCGAATGCATACATCTAGTCAACGTTTTCATGTCATCTCTATTAAATTCTTTCATAAATTTCCAAACTTTTATAACAATGGCAAAGAACTGTAGATAGGCGTTTTATCTTGTAGCTTCTGTTAGAACTATCATCTCTGGTTCTGTTATGAGTTGCTCAAAGTGTAATGAAAAATTCCAATTCATCTGTGAATAACAGAGCCAAGGGTGAATATCAAATGGACTATGTACCTGCTCCCAGAATCACTGAGGCTGACAAGAATAACGATAGGAAGTAAGCTTCACCTTTAATTAAAGACACATCTACTTGTCTTCTCTTTCGCTTACTGGCTTGCAATTATTAATAGGTCATTATACAGAGCTCTTGACAAAAAGTTGTATCTTCTCATCTTCGGCAAGCCTTTTGGAGCTACTAGTGACGAACCTGTCTGGCATTTCCCTGAGAAAGTGTATGATTCTGAGCCAACTCTTCGCAAGGTGATGATGATGGTTTATCTCCCTCTGTTATCAATCCATAACGCCATCAGTTTCGTTCTTATGTGTAATTTGGTATTTGCAGTGTGCTGAATCTGCTTTGAAGTCAGTGTTAGGAGACCTGACTCACACATACTTTGTTGGAAATGCTCCAATGGCTCACATGGCTATTCAACCTACTGAAGAAACACCTGATTTGCCATCTTACAAGGTAAACAACAAAGATCCTCTGAGATAAACAAAGAAGCAATCGGTTACTTAATTTGACTGATTCTTTTGAATCATCTTTTCTTCGGGTGTAGAGGTTCTTCTTCAAATGCAGTGTAGTAGCAGCGTCCAAGTACAACATAAGTAACTGCGAGGATTTTGTGTGGGTTACCAAAGATGAGCTTTTGGAGTTCCTCCCTGAGCAAGCTGAGTTCTTCAACAAGATGATAATTAGCTGAGAAGAGTCACTGAGTCACAGCACAAAATAAAactccttttttcttttctcttttccttCTAGTTCTCCTGAGGAAGATAGAAAAACTTTTTAAGACATTATATATCGTGTGTGAAGGTCTTTGTTATAACTAAGACCAAACGATGTTTCTTGTTTTGTAGTCACGCACATGTGGTGTGTGAGGTCacattaggttttttttttatgttgacttagggctgggcaaaaaacccggatccgaagaaccgaatccgatccgaaaaagtagtaccaaatccgaacccaaattgattaaatatccaaactgttcaaaattttggtatctaaaaaACCGGACCCGACCCAAACCGAAGTATCTCGGGTACCTAAATGTAAccgaaatatatttatatacctaaatatattacttatttttagatttactATATATTACAaacatccaaaaatatataagatatttttaagttgtctaaaatacttgaaaatatacataaatagtcaaaaggaaatgtctaaaatagctaaaatatattcaaaacaccaaaatgcttaaaatatctattgattttctatccaaatattcaaatcaaaccaatttatatgttaattttaggtattttgacatatattatacaaatttatatgtaatatattattttgttttatagattttgaaaaattttaagcatataataaatattaaaatttttaaaataatttaaatgggttatccaaacccgaaccgaacccgcaaagatctgaaccgaacccgaaccgaaatttagaaatacccgaatgagACTGAAATCTTTGAACCCGAAATCCAattagatccgaaccgaacccgaatgggtaccctATGTTGACTTGTGGC
The window above is part of the Brassica napus cultivar Da-Ae chromosome C3, Da-Ae, whole genome shotgun sequence genome. Proteins encoded here:
- the LOC106429604 gene encoding 39S ribosomal protein L46, mitochondrial; the protein is MQRLRSQQLLRRPLWESRRLGGGYCTSSSSEKIVASVLFERLRVVIPKPDPAVYAFQEFKFNWQQQFRRRYPDEFLDIAKNRAKGEYQMDYVPAPRITEADKNNDRKSLYRALDKKLYLLIFGKPFGATSDEPVWHFPEKVYDSEPTLRKCAESALKSVLGDLTHTYFVGNAPMAHMAIQPTEETPDLPSYKRFFFKCSVVAASKYNISNCEDFVWVTKDELLEFLPEQAEFFNKMIIS